A segment of the Paraburkholderia fungorum genome:
GAGGCAAGTGATGTTCGACGTAGTAGCTCCGGTCAAAACGGTCGGCTGGCGCACCTTCGTAGGTGACATACACGGTCGGCGATGCAATGTGCGACATGACGATCTCCTCTGCCAATTTCTCCCGGATCGTCCCTGCCAGGATGCTGGAATGCCGATCGGGTTGGCCGCGAGGGCATGTCGACATGGAACGGAGCGAAGTTTCGCGCATTCACTAATGTTCGACAATTCACTAAAATGAACATTTATCGTTCATTTTTGTGGGTACCGACTATGGAGTGGAGCGATGTCCGGATTTTTCTTGCGATAGCGCGTAGTGGAACATTGGGTGCTGCCGCCCGGCTGCTGCACCTTAGCCACCCGACCATTGGAAGGCGGCTTCGCGCGCTGGAAGATGCCACGGGACAGGTGCTCTTTCAGCGAACTGCCGAAGGCTTTGTGCTGACCGAAGAAGGCACCGCGATCCTGCCACTTGCCGAGCAGATGGAGGACAGTGCGCTGACCATGGAGCGGCGACTGGCTGGTGAACAGCAACAGCTGGAAGGCACGCTCAGGGTGTCATCGGCCGACTGGTTTGGCGCCTATGTCCTACCGCCAGTGATTGCCGACTACTCGCGCGAGTATCCACATGTGGAGATCGAGGTCCTGACGGGAGCGCGCCTGTTCAACCTCGCGCAGCGTGAAGCGGACGTCGCTTTCCGGATTGTTCCGTTCGACGGGCCCGATATCGTGCAAAGACGGCTGACCCAGATGCGATATGGCGCTTACGTGGCTAACGCAAGCGCTGATCCAGTGGAAGGCAATGGCACGGGGAGCCGTTTGATCGCGATGGATACGTCGACCGGCACTTTTCCCGATATCGATTGGCTGAAGACCCGTTTCCCGAACGCGAGCGTCGCAATGCAATCGAATAACCGCAATGTTCAGGCGCAAATGTGCGGCAGAGGCTTAGGCATTGCTGTGTTGCCGCGGCCTGTCGGAGACCAGGTCAACACCATTCGCCGGCTCGATCTGAGCGAAGATCCACCGGGTCGCGAGATATGGATGGGCTATCACCGCGATCTCCGGCGACTGCATCGTCTGCGCGCGTTCGTGGATATCGTCATCAAACATCTGGCCGACTAAGCCCACGGAATAAAAATTTTCGACGCGCGCACTCATTCTTCATCCCGGCAAAACACGCTGTCAACGCAGCGATTCACGGCAATGTGAAGCGTCGGCGAAGCTTCCGTCATTCCGTTCGATGATCTTCGCAATCGCAATCGCAATTGCAATCGCAAGCGCAGTGCCGGGACTGACTGCATGGCAACCTCAACCGCGACCGCGACCGATGCCGACCGTGTCTCGCGGATGCTGGCAATACGTGAGGACGAGTGCCGGCCTGTTCAGCCGATAGCAGACGAACCGTCTGTGGCCGGCTCCCGCTTCACGGCCACGCACTTGATCTCGACGAGCAAGCCTGGATGTGCAAGTTCGGCCACGCCGATAGAAGTCCATGCGCACGTGCCGCGTGGAAATAACCGATTTTTGACTTCGCGAAATACGGGCATATGCGTGTGCATTTGCACGTGATACGTCGTCATATCGACGACATCCTCGAAAGTACACCCGACCGCCTCAAGAACTACCCGCAGGTTTTCCCAACACGCCACAAACTGCGCGTGCGGATCGGCGATGACTTCGAGGTCGACGGTACGCCCAACCTGTCCAGCGCAGAACACGGTTGCGCCAACCTTCACCGCAGGTACATAACCTGCGCGTTCAACAATACGCTGCATCGTCGGCGGGACGATCAATTCTCGGTCTGCCATGTGTTTGTCCGTTATGGGAGGAAGTGCTCAGTGACTGCGCGTTAGATTATGACCGAGCATGGCGACCCACCGACCGGGAGTTTTTGCGCGCACACGGCGCACCTTGTTATCAACAGCTTGTTGTTTGCAGGCTTCTTGAGAAACTATCTGCGCGTGGGCGGCACTATCGGGCCGCCCACGCCGACATATCGCCGATTTCCATGTACTCAGCGTTATCGCGCTATTTCGATTGAGACGCGAACACGAGTTCGAACTGCGAGTCCCACGGGGTCAGGAAATAGAACCACCGCTCGCCATCCGGTAACGTAACCGGATCGTTGAGAATTCGCAGTCCCCTGTTCTTCAGAACGGCGATGCTGTGATCGATATCCGTCGTCTTAAGCGCAATGTGTGTTTCTGCCGCGTCGTCTTCATGTGGTCGCACGCGGGAGATGTCGGGGCCGGAGTATTGGAAAAGCTCAATCTTCGAGCCATCCTGCAACTGCATCATCACAATCCGGTCGATCTCACTCGATTTGTGCCAGTTGAATGCCTTCTTCCATCCGTCTGGAATCTTCCCCGGGCGCATGTCGGACACAACGCGCGCGCCGAGCAGATCTGCAAAAAATGCACTGGCTACATCAACGTCAGGCACGTTGATCCCAACGTGGTCAATCCCGGCGACGGCAAGACGTTGCTGTGATGCAGGCTGCGCAATTGCCTGAACCGGACTGGATACATCTGCGGAGAATGCGGGAACAGACAAAGAGCTTCCCGCCATGATGAGTGCCGGGAGAAGCCGGCGATAAAGAACTTTTTTCACAACTGACTCACTTCAACTAGATCAGGAAATCATTCGTTTCAGGACGCGGATTGATCGCATTGCCCCAGCGCGCTGCGTCTGCCAGCGGAAAACCGACAACCCGGTTATCGGGAGGCACCTGGTTGCACAGGTGCTCCTTCATCGTTACGAAAACAGCTTCAGCAATAAAGACACAAAGGGATTGAAAACTGCTTCCGGGCGTCGCGCTGTTCGAGCCTAGCCCGCAGCGGTGAAAGCCTTCTGCGCCGCCACCGTGTCGAGCGACTCACGAAGCAGTTTGATCTTTCCATTCGCGGCGACGAGGCGACCTGCATACATCTGCTTGTAGACGTTCCCCGTGGACGGTACGAGTGCCTCTACCGAGTACTCTCCGAATACCTGAGTCGGCGTATCGATCAGAATCTGGACGTCTTTGAACTTGAAATCCGGCACCTTATCAAGAAGACCCGCGATGAATTTTTCGATGGCCGCCGGGCCTTGCGCGCCCGTGGTCGGGCCAAGGCTACTCAGATAAGGCAGTTCAAGAATGCCGTCATCCGCGAACAGAGCAGCAGCAGCCTTGGGATCACGGATTGACTCGAGGTACTTGTTAAGCAGTGTTTTTGCGGTATCCATTTTTTGCGCCTCTTTAGTGTGTGACTGCTGGGCAGTGGTGTTCAATTGGGCTGGCTTCAGAAAACACGTTAAAAAGCACTGCACTGGCAACGCGGATCAACCTGCTGCCGTGCAGCGCTCCCGTATCTTCCGTACGCCCTTTAGACCTGAGCCTGGCCACCGTCGGCGGTAATCTCCGCACCGTTGATGAAGCTCGAATCGTCCGAGGCGAGGAACGTGACCACCTTGGCGATCTCCGACGGGTCGGCAAGGCGGCCGATCGGAACGAGTGACGCGAGGTAGCCGAGCAGGCCGTCCTGACCTTCCTTGGTATCGCCACCGAGTTCAGCGAGGCCAACCGTGCGCGTCGATCCCGGGCTCACGACATTCACGCGAATGCCACGGTCTTTCAGGTCCAGGACCCAGCTGCGAGCCAGCGCACGAATAGCCGCTTTCGATGCGCCGTAGATGCTGAATGCCGCCGTCCCTGTCGAGCCCGCGATCGAGCCGGTCAGGATGATCGAACCACCCTTCTGAATCAGCGGAAGTGCTTTCTGCACCGTGAACACAACAGCGCGCACATTGCGATTGAACGTGTCGTCAAAATGCTGCTCGGAGATTTCGCCAAGCGGTGCCATCGTGCCGCCGCCTGCGTTCGTGTACAGGATGTCGAGACGACCCTCGTTCCTGCGAATTTCTTCGAACAGTACGTCGAGGTCTTCGGCACGCGTGACATCGCCCCGCACGCCGCGAGCGCCGTGCCCGATTGCTTCGACTGCGCTTTCCAGCTCTGCCTTGCGGCGACCCGTGATATAGACCTTCGCGCCTTCCGCTGCGAGATCTTTTGCTGCGGCCAGACCGATGCCGCTCGTGCCGCCAGTGACCAGTGCTACCTTACCTTCCAGTTTTTTGCTCATGATTTGCTCCGGGTTGTTGAGTGCTGATGGGTGCAACGATAAACGCCTGTGAGACGCAGAAAAACAGCGAAACGGCAAATTGATTTTCCACGTACATGGATAATCGCTAAACTGGTGACTGACCTAACACGGAAAGAACCAATGGATCAGCTACAAGCGTTGCGTGTGTTCGTGCGAATTGCCGAATCGGGAGGCTTCAGCAAAGCCGCCGACGCCCTGAACGTGCCGCGAGCGACAGTCTCCAAGCTCATTCAGGAACTCGAAACCCATCTTCGTGTGAAGCTCTTTCAGCGCTCCACTCGCCGTGTGGTCGTGACGGAAGAAGGTCAGACCTACTACCAGAACGCGGTCAAGCTTCTCGCCGACATCGACGAGATGGATGGGCTTTTTGCGGACTCTCGCGGAAACCCGCGCGGCCGCATTCGCGTCGACATCGGCTCGTCTTTGGCTAACCTCATCCTGCTGCCGCATCTGCCGGCCTTCCGCAAGCGCTACCCCGAAATACAGCTCGACGTAGGAGTGAGCGACCGTCAGGTCGACCTGATTGGCGAGGGCGTGGACTGCGTAATCCGTGGCGGCGAGCTGACCGACACGTCGCTCGTCGCCCGGCGTCTGGCCGGGCTGGAATGGGGAACGTATGCCGGGTCCGCCTACCTTGCCGAGCGCGGCACGCCATCGCATCCCGACGACCTGCTCGCGCGTCACGAAGTGGTGGGTTACTTTTCATCATTGACCGGTCGGGTATTTACGCTGCTCTTCGAACAGGGCGAGGAGTCGATAACCGTTGATCCGAAAGGCGCCAGAGGTGTCTTCGTGAACGAAAGCACGGCCCATCTGACTTCGCTGGTCAGCGGCCTGGGCGTCGGCCAGACCTTTTCGTTCATGGCACAGCCCTGGTTGAAAAACGGCGATCTCGTCCAGGTCCTGCCGCAATGGAATCGCCCGCTCCACCCGATGCACATCGTCTTCGCACAGTCGAAGTACAACAGCGCCCGCCTGAAAGTTTTCGTCGACTGGGTCATCGAAATTTTCAGGCCTTATGACAGCACGCCTGCTCCGGTTCGACCTGCGTAGCGGAGGCCCGCAGTCTGGGAGGCGCGAACGATCCCCGCCCTCCCCGAAATGATCCGTTGCAGGCAGACCGCGACAACAGAAGACAGGAAACACGACCGGGAAGGCAGAATCCAGGCCGTCGCATTGATGCCTGAAGTATTCCAAATGCCACACTTAAAGGGCGTGAGAGTTCCTTAACTTTTATGAAAACGTGGAACAAGCGGGCATATGACGTTGCAAATTCATTATGTGAAGACATAATGACGTCAGGATTGAAACGGATATCTGGACGCTGCGCCACGGACAGCCACAGAGTGCTGACCTGAATCTGTTTCGCTCATCGCTGACGAGCCAGGGCGGACACGCGGGCCGGTAACGCGCCTTCTTCGTCACACATGTAGCTTCCGCAAACTGTTCAACTGGGACTGCCGTCAGCGCCTTCGCGTGAGGGCAGGCGTAAGCGTCCCTCATCCGTGAACGCGGTGTTCTGATTTCAGTATCGAGGTTGCCCTGATGAAAATCGGTGAACTGGAAGTCGTGCGTGATTCGCGCCAGGTCCTGCGGAACGGCGTCGCCGTCAGTCTCGGCAGCCGCGCGTACGATCTGCTCCAGGTTCTGCTGGACGCGAACGGTGAGGTCATTCCAACCCAGGAGATTCTCGCGAAGGTGTGGCCCTCCACGGTTGTCGAGGAAAACAATATCCAGGTCCATATCTGCGCGCTCAGACGTCTGCTCGGTGAAAATCGCCACCTGATCCAGACTGTCTCAGGACGCGGTTACCGCATGGCGCGTCCCGCATCCGTTGTTGCCGAGCCTCCCGCTCCCGCCGGCAACCCGCACGCAGAGATCATCACCCAACCCGACTTCAGCCTTCCGCACACAAGCGGCCCACTATTTGGCCGGGAAACATGTACCGAACGGCTGATCGCTGCAATCAGCGAGGGGGAAGATGCCGTCATTACGCTCGTCGGTCCCGCAGGTGTCGGCAAATCCCGCCTTGCGCTGGAAGTCGCGCGACATTTTGCGGATCATGGCGAGATCGGCGTTTCCTATCTTGCGCTCGCGTCGCATTCCAGCGAGAAAGAGGTCTATGACATGATTGGCGCCGCGCTCGAACCGGTGGGCGCCGAACCCGTTACTGCGTGCACCGTGAGACCTTCCGGGCCAACCGCCCTCCTCGTGCTGGACGACTGCGACCGGCTTTGCCATGCAGCAATACGGGCGCTTTCCGACAGCGAGACCTTCAGGCGATTGTCCCGGACCGTTGTTCTTCTGACCACTCGCACTCCGCTAAGGATGTCGATGGAGAGGGTCGTCAAGATCCCGTCGCTCCTCGCTGTTCCCCGGCGCGGAACCGTGGACGCTGCCCTTGAAATGTTTGTCTCGCGCGTCCGGTGTTTCGATCCACGAATGGACCTCACGGACGCGTTCATGGAGAGCGCCCGCCATCTGGTTGAGCAGATGGATGGTCTACCGCTCGCGATCGAACTCGCGGCACACCACACGTCCATGCTCGGCATCGAGTCGATCTCGCGTCTGCTCGAGCAGAATGTCGACCTGTCCAGCAGCGACCTGCGCCGCATGACGGACAGTCGGCACGAGTCACTAGGCATGGCGCTGATGTGGACCTGGCCGAGCCTCGGCGTACTGCCGCGGACAATACTCACTGCCCTGCTGGACGCAGGTGCCGAGGCCGACCTCGGGGAATTGCACAACATCGCAGAGAGGTCGGGACTGCAACCGGAAAGTGCACTGGAGGCTATCAGCGATCTCGTCGAGAATTCATTTCTCAACCCTGCTTATAAGGGACTGTCGGTGACATACCGGATCCCCAACACGGTGCAGCGATTCCTGTCGCAACAACGGCAGGCGGAGCCAACTTCATCCGCTCCGACTTTGGCGGATCTCCGTGCTCCGAATGGTGTCCGGTCTGCCCCACTGTTGCCTGACAGGCACGCCGGCAAATCGCCGGACAACTCTAGCGACAACGCGATTTCGCGCAAGCGTCACGCGGCGGCGTCAAGGCCGGGTGGCACCGTTCGGCGCTCCTGACCTGCACGGCCGGGGGTCATTCCGGGCCGCAGTGTGATGGCAACGCTATGACCATAACTGACACGAATTGCACGGGCGTATCTCCCGCATAGGGCCTCGCATAGCCGAGGCAGCAGTCAAACCAAAATCAATAAAAATCCTGCAATTCCGCGCATTGCACCGGGTGTGCTGATCGATGATCGTTCAATTCAAATATCTGAAAGTAAATCCGCATAAAGATGTGACGAATTACCCTTGTCTATGTGAGGGCATCTAAGATTAATTCATAAAATTGACCTGTTACGATAGACAATGTTATTAGTTCCAGATCTATCGTTCCTGCCTGATCAAATTATGTTCAACCTGTTTTCCGCGCCGACTTCGACGCCCCTGCCCTCAGGACAATCCTGGCACCTTAACTCGCCAGCGAACGGGAAATCCAGGTGATCGAGGTAGGCCCGCTTCGCGTTTCGATCGAGGATAGAACCGTCTTGCTGGGTGGGCAGCCTTGCCCGCTCAGCAGCCGTGCGTTCGCCATTCTCGAAGCGCTGATCGCCGTCCGCGGCACCGTCGTATCCAAGGACGCGCTGCTCGAACACGCGTGGCCCGACACGATCGTCGAAGAAAACAATCTTCAGGTCCAGATCGTCACGCTAAGGCGCGCACTCGGACATTCCCGTGATCTCCTCAAGACCGTGCCGGGCCGCGGCTACATCCTGCTGCCGCAACCGCAGTCGGCTTCACGGCAGAGCAAGGTGTACTCGCTGGGACTACCGTTCGTCGATACCCTCTTTGGCCGCAGCAGCGCTGTCGACGATCTTCTGCATCTCTTCGAGTCCAGCCAGGTCGTCACGCTCACCGGCGCTGGAGGCATCGGAAAAACCAGCCTCGCAATCGAAGTCTGTCGCGACACGGGCGATCTGTTCCTCTGTATCCGCTATGTCTCGCTTGCGGCTATCCAGAACGACCACCAGGCAAGAGAAGCGATACTGGCTATCTTCTCCGACGTGGTAAAAGGCAGTGCGATGAGCGTCGAAGAAATGTCCAGAAGCTTGCGCAAGTCGCAATGCCTGGTCATTCTCGATAACTGTGAGCATCTGATTGAAAGTGTTGCCTGTATCGCGCAGACGATTACGGCGGGCAACCCGGGTGTACGCGTGCTGGCCACCAGTCGTGAAGCGCTGCGCATTGCGGCAGAGACGGTCTATCCCGTGCAGACCCTCGCCTGTCCTGCCCGCACGGCGGAAAATGACGAAACGCTCGAATCCGACGCGGTAAAACTCTTCCTCCATCGACTGCGCCGGTTGTCGGCGAACTTCGACCTGAACGAATCGACCGTGCCGGTAATCGGAGAAATCTGCCGCCGTCTCGACGGTATTCCTCTAGCCATAGAACTTGCGGCTGCCCGTGCAGCCACGCTCGGGCTCGATACGGTTCGCGCCCATCTCGACAACCGTTTTGCGATCCTCACAGGCGGCTCCCGCAACGCGCTGCCGCGCCACCAGACGCTGAAGGCCGTGTTCGAGTGGAGCTACAGGCTACTGTCGGAAACCGAGCAACTACTATTTCGGCAGGCGAGTGTTTTCGCAGACGGCTTTTCGCTGGAAGCACTCGCCGCCATCATGGACGGGCATGGGATATCGAACGTGGGCACCGCCCAGACCCTCGCCGGACTCGTCGCCAAATCTCTTCTCTACATAGACCGGCAGAACCCGCGCCGTTTTCGTCAGCTGGAGAGTTCACGCGCCTATGCGCGCACCCTGCTTGACCAGAACGGCGAGACGGCTGCGGCATCTCACGCTCACGCCAGGTATTTCCGCGATTTTTTCGAAAAAGGCCCCTACAAGTCCGAACAGATCAAAATCGAGGATGCGCATGACGTGATCAGTGCCGAGATTGGCAACATGCGGGCAGCAATGTCCTGGGCGTTTGGGGTCGCCGGGAATGTGTCTCTCGGCATCGAGCTTGCCGCGACGGCTGTACCGATGCTGTTCGAACTGCCACGCTTCGAAGAGTGCGAATATTGGGCATCCATTGCCATTGGTGCGCTTCGGCCCTTGTTGGCAAGTCCGCGATTGCAACAGACACGACTCGGGATCCTGTCTGCTCGCGCATCGGCGCTTGTTTATACCGAAGGCCCGCAGCCGTCTGTCGAGACCGCCTGGCAGGAGGTCCTGGCACTGGCCGAATCAGCGAATGATCCCAGCGCGCAATTGCGGGCGATCTGGGGGTTGTGGAACCTGGAGCTATATGGCGGTCGACCGAAGAGCGCACTTGTCTACGCGCTGCGGTTCCAGAGCGCCGCACGGGAGTTTGGCTCGCCACTCCAGGTTGCGCTGAGCCGAAGGATTATCGGCATGACGCTGCACTATGCAGGCAGGCACGCCGATGCGCGCGACGAACTGCTTGCTGCGTTGGCGACGCCTGAAATGAAGGAGCTCAGATGGTCGACGACCGGCGTCCGGACCGATCAGATTGCCGCGACGCGTGCTTTGCTCGCCCGCATTCAGTGGTTCCTTGGCGACCGGGCTGGAAGCCTGGAACAGATAGAGACAGCCGAGGAAACTGCCAGAGCAACGGGACATGAGTTGACCTTGGCCTACGTTCTCATGGAGGCCACCATTCCGCTCGCGATACTCCAGCGGAGTGCGGATACGCTGATGCTTGCTGTCGAAGAACTCGAAAAGGAATGCCGCAAGGTCGGCCTGCGTGCGTGGCTCGCGTGCTGTGATGCGTTCGAATGGATTGCGCGGGCGATGGAAACCCGCCTGACTTCCGACGAGCTTTCCGCGATGGGACGCTCGGTCGAGCGGCTTCGAAAGACAGGCTATCTGGCGCCGCTACCCATGGTCCTCGGTGAATTTGCGGCAGCACTGGAGGCGGGTGGTCAGCACGATCAGGCTCTGGCGACCATCGACGTTGCGCTCGAACACTGCGCGAAACACGGGAGCTGGTGGTATCCCCCCAGGCTCGAGGAATTGCGCGCGTCGATGGGGAAGCCGGCCACCGCTTCGTCGGCGGCAGAACTCCTGTGAGCGCCGGCCGGCCTATTCGGCTTCCCAGCGCGATCCGAGCACGCGACCACAAAAGTTCGCCCGATAGAACGTCGAACTGTATCGCTCGAGCACGTCTGCGCTGACGGCGCCAAAGGTCGTCTCCGGACGGTGCATGATTGCCCGCCCCACCGCTTCCAGATATTCGCTCGCGAAGTCGCCACCGCGCGGAAACTCTCCGAGGATTTCCATTCGCAGCGGCTGCGAGAGGCGCTCGATCCCGTCACCGAAAAGATCGGCTCGCACTCCGTATGCCAGCAGTCGTGTGAGCCCGTTCATTCGCTCCGTTACGCCTGGCGTGGTGTGAAGACTGATGGCTTCCCACACGGCAACACTGAGCCTATGCCTCACGCCTTCGTTTTCCAGAAACTCTTTGGCTGCGTCGGCACCGTCTACTTCGTAACGCTGAGTCGAGTTTGCGTAGCTTGAACTCAGCCCCATGTGGGCAAAATGGGCTGAAACGAAAAGGAGATCCGCCGTGACCGGAATGTCCAGTCTCCTGGCTTCCAGAGACGCGAAGACGAAAGCCCTATAGGCGTGCCGCACCACGACCGCGGGCAACGACGCCCGCGCGATGTCGGCGGCGTAGTGCGCGAATCTTCTGCGGGGCATGCTGATTCCCGCCAGCTGCAAAGGAAATCCAGAAACAGTGCTCGATTTCTTGGGACTCAAAAATGCCTCCTCGGGTGTCGACGCCGATTCGTCACACCGGAACGCCCGCACCCGCGTGCCACCGTTGCTCGACGCTCACGAATCGCGTTCACCACGTTATTTGAATGCGGGACCTTCTTTTAAATCCTGGTCGCACGAACCGGGTTGATCGGCTCGGCGCGGGGCCCGGCTGATCATCGCAATTTACCGGGGTCGGCTGGATAAAGCATTCGCCGGACGCTGATTTTTCATGAAAAAAGCTTAAGCACTTCAAAGGCTTATGGCGCGTTTTGCGGCGCGCGGGACGGCGTACCGATTATCCACGGGAGTGGAAAGTGAATTAGGAGAAAGGGTATTTTTCAACGAGACGCTCATGTCTAAAGTTGCACCTACCCACTCTCAACAACCCGGAGCAAATCATGAGCAAAAAACTGGAAGGTAAGGTAGCACTGGTCACTGGCGGCACGAGCGGTATCGGCCTGGCCGCAGCAAAGGACCTCGCAGCGGAAGGTGCGACGGTCTATATCACGGGTCGCCGTCAGGCGGAACTGGCAAGCGCTGTTGAAGCGATTGGACATGGCGCTCGCGGCGTGCAGGGCGATGTGACTCGTGCTGCCGATCTCGACAATCTGTTCGAACAGATCCGCACCGAGCAAGGCCGGCTGGATGTCGTATTCACCAACGCAGGTGGCGGCACGATGGCACCGCTTGGCGATATCTCCGAACAGCATTTCGACGACACGTTCAATCGCAATGTGCGTGCTGTCGTGTTCACGGTGCAGAAGGCACTGCCGTTGATGCAGAAAGGTGGCTCGCTGATTCTGAATGGATCGATTGCAGGTTCGACGGGTACGCCGGCGTTCAGCATCTACAGCGCCTCGAAAGCCGCCGTTCGCGCGCTGGCTCGCAGTTGGGTACTGGACCTGAAAGACCGTGGCATTCGCGTGAATGTCGTGAGCCCGGGTTCGACGCGCACGGTTGGCCTGGCCGAACTTGGTGGCGATACCAAGGAAGGTCAGGACGGCCTGCTCGGCTACCTCGCGTCACTCGTGCCGATCGGCCGTCTTGCCGACCCGTCGGAGATCGCCAAAGTGGTCACGTTCCTCGCATCGGACGATTCGAGCTTCATCAACGGCGCTGAGATTACCGCCGACGGCGGCCAGGCTCAGGTCTGATTGCCGGATCGACATTCATCCCGGGTGGACAGCAGATTGCATTCATCAAAGGCTGTCCACCCGGAAGAAATGCGGATTCAGAGGAGTTTTCCCATGAAAGTCGGCTTCATTGGTGCGGCCAATATCGCACAGACATACTCGAAACATTTATTGCGTAGCGGCCATTCCGTCGTATTGAGCAACCGGAGCGGCCCGGAAACGTTGACGGATCTGGTAGCAGCACTTGGCGCACGCGCTTCTGCCGCATCCGTCGAGGTTGCGGCGAAGGCCGACGTGGTCGTGCTGGCGTTGCCCTGGACGCAGCTTCGGTCCCTTCAGCAGAGAGACATCGACTGGAGCGGCCGGATCGTGATCGACGCAACCAATGCGTTGCTGACGTATGCGCCGGACTTCCGTCGGGCAGACCTGGGCGGCAGGACGTCGAGCGAGATAGTCGCGGACATGCTGCCGGGCGCCCGGATCGTCAAGGCGCTCAACACGCTCTATTTCAAGGTACTCGAACGGGCCCCCTCGGAAGCAGGCGGCCGCCGTGTCATGTTTCTCTCCGGTGACGATAGCGAAGCCAAGAAGACTGTGTCGTCCATTCTGTCGTCAACGGGATTTTGCCCGATCGATCTTGGCGGACTCGCCGAGGGAGGCCGGATCCAGCAGTTCGGGGCGCCACTGGCGGGTCCCAATCTGCTAGCGCTGTGAGCAACTGGCCGCACCGGGGATATGCGTCCTTAATGGGTCTGCCGCGCAATGCGTCGACAAACTGGCCAGCCTGGCAAACTTTGTTGAGGAGCGGGCTTTCGCGACGGCTACCGAATGGGAGGAACCTGTCCCGCAGCACCCGGAATGAGGGTCTTCGGGTTAGCGGATACATGCGCACAACCGCCCCGCTCGCTATACGTTTTAAGAAATTTTAAGCGTGTCAAAAGGACATTGCGCATTCAACGTCTGTACCGTTGCACGTCAAGGGTAAAGACGGTCTGTCGGCCCTTTCCACACATCCACTGCAAACGGAGAACAACATGAATATTGAATCTGCAATCGGGGGAGCCAAGGTTTCCCGGCGCAAGCTGCTATCCGCAACGGTCGGCGTTGCCGGAGCGGTGGCCGCTGCCGCCACCGTGCCGGCGAGCGCCGCTGCACCGGCGACCGGCAAGTCCGGTGCCGGCAAACATGGCGCGGGCGGTCATGGTCACGACGACAACTTTGTGCAGGCGAAAGACGGCACGCTCATTTACTACAAGGACTGGGGTCCGAAGGACGCACAGCCGATCGTATTCCACCACGGCTGGCCGCTATCGTCCGACGACTGGGACGCGCAGATGCT
Coding sequences within it:
- a CDS encoding ATP-binding protein — its product is MIEVGPLRVSIEDRTVLLGGQPCPLSSRAFAILEALIAVRGTVVSKDALLEHAWPDTIVEENNLQVQIVTLRRALGHSRDLLKTVPGRGYILLPQPQSASRQSKVYSLGLPFVDTLFGRSSAVDDLLHLFESSQVVTLTGAGGIGKTSLAIEVCRDTGDLFLCIRYVSLAAIQNDHQAREAILAIFSDVVKGSAMSVEEMSRSLRKSQCLVILDNCEHLIESVACIAQTITAGNPGVRVLATSREALRIAAETVYPVQTLACPARTAENDETLESDAVKLFLHRLRRLSANFDLNESTVPVIGEICRRLDGIPLAIELAAARAATLGLDTVRAHLDNRFAILTGGSRNALPRHQTLKAVFEWSYRLLSETEQLLFRQASVFADGFSLEALAAIMDGHGISNVGTAQTLAGLVAKSLLYIDRQNPRRFRQLESSRAYARTLLDQNGETAAASHAHARYFRDFFEKGPYKSEQIKIEDAHDVISAEIGNMRAAMSWAFGVAGNVSLGIELAATAVPMLFELPRFEECEYWASIAIGALRPLLASPRLQQTRLGILSARASALVYTEGPQPSVETAWQEVLALAESANDPSAQLRAIWGLWNLELYGGRPKSALVYALRFQSAAREFGSPLQVALSRRIIGMTLHYAGRHADARDELLAALATPEMKELRWSTTGVRTDQIAATRALLARIQWFLGDRAGSLEQIETAEETARATGHELTLAYVLMEATIPLAILQRSADTLMLAVEELEKECRKVGLRAWLACCDAFEWIARAMETRLTSDELSAMGRSVERLRKTGYLAPLPMVLGEFAAALEAGGQHDQALATIDVALEHCAKHGSWWYPPRLEELRASMGKPATASSAAELL
- a CDS encoding phosphohydrolase, whose amino-acid sequence is MSPKKSSTVSGFPLQLAGISMPRRRFAHYAADIARASLPAVVVRHAYRAFVFASLEARRLDIPVTADLLFVSAHFAHMGLSSSYANSTQRYEVDGADAAKEFLENEGVRHRLSVAVWEAISLHTTPGVTERMNGLTRLLAYGVRADLFGDGIERLSQPLRMEILGEFPRGGDFASEYLEAVGRAIMHRPETTFGAVSADVLERYSSTFYRANFCGRVLGSRWEAE
- a CDS encoding SDR family NAD(P)-dependent oxidoreductase; translated protein: MSKKLEGKVALVTGGTSGIGLAAAKDLAAEGATVYITGRRQAELASAVEAIGHGARGVQGDVTRAADLDNLFEQIRTEQGRLDVVFTNAGGGTMAPLGDISEQHFDDTFNRNVRAVVFTVQKALPLMQKGGSLILNGSIAGSTGTPAFSIYSASKAAVRALARSWVLDLKDRGIRVNVVSPGSTRTVGLAELGGDTKEGQDGLLGYLASLVPIGRLADPSEIAKVVTFLASDDSSFINGAEITADGGQAQV
- a CDS encoding NADPH-dependent F420 reductase, which codes for MPDRHSSRVDSRLHSSKAVHPEEMRIQRSFPMKVGFIGAANIAQTYSKHLLRSGHSVVLSNRSGPETLTDLVAALGARASAASVEVAAKADVVVLALPWTQLRSLQQRDIDWSGRIVIDATNALLTYAPDFRRADLGGRTSSEIVADMLPGARIVKALNTLYFKVLERAPSEAGGRRVMFLSGDDSEAKKTVSSILSSTGFCPIDLGGLAEGGRIQQFGAPLAGPNLLAL